ACACTTCGTAATACTTGTCAATTGTAATCCATCATTCATTTTATCAATGTATTTCAACATTTTATCATATATCGtctgataatatattttttacgtAGCATATGTACATTATATAAAATGTAGTTTTGTTATAATCAAAAGAGTTTCATTtaatgagttttattttgtttggtcTTAACAACTACCAAAACAATTCTGAAGTGAATTGAAGTGTAATAGACCACTTAAGATAAATCTTATTATAGTAAAAATCCTCGTTCTAACTATAATCCTTGTCTACTAAGTAAGCCTTGAATTAAATAGACACATATTAAAGATCTTTTCTAATATAGAAACTTCACTTGACAATCTACCAATAATAATCTTCTTGACATAGAAACGTTACCACTTATTCTATCTAAGAATTTTTACTACACTTTCTAACTCAAACcttataaatattatcataCTCAAGGCTTAAATATTGGGTTAACGTATGAAATATTTGGTTAACATATATGAAAGACGTCCTCCTCATCATGTAATAGTGAtagattttagaaaaatattttataaggaccaaaattaatattaaatttttttaacgataccaaataaataaaatatattaaaattaagctaaattatctttatttatataattaatatataaatatataaaaacaatttgaGGGTCAAAAACTCCTTAACCTACTGAAAGCTCCACCACCGCATAAAAGCTTGATACTAACCATCTTATAAAAAAACCAcgaaaaaaaaactctttaaaaagattatatccaaataaaaattcattaggagagaaaaatatttaaatgaaagaatttgtactttaattataacttttgaaaaataaactcttttatttatttttccataaCCTCTAAAGAAAAAGTAAGTTCAAACATGcctagagaaaaaaaaataaaagttaaatatgtcgggtgaaagaaaaaaaaagtaaaaaaaaaagtattcataaacctattcaattataattttaacctccttatttatgtttttcttgtaaaacaaatgaaataaaattaaattggtCCTTCCTAATTTCCCTCCAACTAAGCAAAATTCAGTAGGTTTTGACGTGGGCTATTAAACACATCTTTTGTTGTACCTTAACCTAGGTTTGCACGTGGTCTATTAAACACATCTTGTTTTGTCTCTTAATTGTTATCCTCAAATGTTGAGATGCTTTAATACATGTACTTTATTCTACATTAATAAATTCGTTTGGTATGCAAAGCAAATGGTTTTGTTGAACATAAAGGGTCACTAATTCATTTCACATTGCAACTCTCCCTCCACAAATAATAATCACTCATTTCAAAACCCTTCTATTTACTTTACCTTAATTACATCATAACTCTCTATTTTATTCCATTAATCACatcataatttgtttttcaaaatgacTACCTCCACAGATCACCGTGAGACTTTccaatgtgctttgtcctcactcccagaaggtcacccatctctaaattactccaggctaaacacgcttaaccatggagttcttatgggttaggctaccgaaagGCAAATGCATTTTgatgatatgagtagtcaaatcaatccctttaagctatccttcaactgtatagtctcatacctatacaATCTCTAGATCTTCttattccggtgtatgttcgattcatccatatGTCCCTTCCATTGAAAGCCTGCCAGGAGTCGCTCCTTGTCAGTGCCCCTTGCATttcgtgcctcttgcaccgcgcgatcactccccgccctcgtcagtgcccaggtgtcacatgcccaccaacttccgcttggttcgtcctcgaaccacaccgtactgggagaggctaggctttGATACTACTTTAAACCATGACTCAAAcactcacacgactcatccggattggtataactgtcgaactattggtcgtctttgcacttgcgtagttcagctggcactccccaacactatgcaaggtaaatcccccatctgtctatgtctaaactctaagactatagacgagaaCCTCCCTCTTCTCTCACCACTTAcactctcaccacttacactGCTCTCCTCTATTTGAGCATGAATATTGCTTCGAGTGTAGGAATAAACATACCatttcaaagctccatacagttatacagaacaacaacaacaccccacacatcactttcagtcatctcaccctgagatgtccacttcatactcaattacattattgtagttcacattcatatgctttacaaccactcaacaacaccatacatacatcctgacagtcaaacaacatcaatcaatccaaacaaaagaagaaaaatgagtgaGATCCCCTCCATGTACCAGTTtacgttcatatatatatacatatatatatatatattatgataacaatttatatcatacgtttcatatgttatataaattgttatcataatatatatatatatatatatatatatatatatatatatatatatatatatatatatcatggttCTTATTTGGTAAACTACTTGTCTAATTTTCATCATAATAGAGATCTTACTTtcccccaattggtcaccggagagggttcagatgtctgaacgcatcagactcaccttcggcgctagcacatatgactagtcacaacgtactggaccaggccagggctgctctatgatcagggatgtgccaactcaggtttttaagtcccctctatcctaccaacaaagaaaggcttttaacaagttatgatttaattatctaaGTTATTAAAACTGTCCTACAGTGTTTTAGACATCAAATACCCAATTATATATATCGCCCTTCCTCTCACAGTAACCTTAAACAGCACCTGCCCATATACATGCTATCACAGAGCCTTTACTCCAAACCCTCCAACCAGGacaatttcaaccaaaacaaattaatttcaaCAGTGACACTTACAAACATAATTGCCACATGTACCAGTTCAACACcaaagcataaattatttaagcacaattccacAGTCTCAGTTAtaattatccaataaaaattaacatcgtAGAATAGCTTCACAAGAACACATcagttcaacattcaacctgcatatatttgtataaaataaattcatacaaaaataattagcttcccttacctggaaaagTGGAAAAGCTACCAGTAACAGGCAACCAGCAAGTTGCATGGCTTAGGTTCAAGAACGGttgaagaaaagggaaaaaaacacTTACCGGTCGGAATGGAAAAAcgttcggttcaaactgaagcccTTAGTGCAACGAGCGCGTAAACACCTTCAAATAACAATTTGATCGGTTCAGTGAAGAGAAAATCTACAGAGAAGGCAAAGAGAATTTTAGGGCaaaagttttagagagagaaagaaagctggcaaaatgaaagaattctgaTTTTTAGAAAACCCCTTCCTAAGATCATGGGTCATTAGCTTATGGGCTGACTGCCTCAACATAAAGCCCAATAGCCTTATTATTTTCAGGCtcttacaaatataaattttgagttttgtaaagttaaattagatttaaattttattttttaatataatattatagtcatattataataatttaaatcttttttgttaatattatcaacataaaagaatatactaaaaatatcacatcaattaaaaataaaaagattttataaaaataaacattttaatcttaaatcatataataactattatatttttggataattgatagagataaaataatatgattataaAATCTAGAAGAACTATTTACGTAAACACAATAAATAAAGTTACAGAATCacaaatatctaataaaaaataatcaaactatttacctttttcattcGCTGACgcaattatcaaaataaatttacgAAGAACCAAATAATTCACTTATATTTTGTCTCAATAAAACAGGTTTGAAATATAGTGTTGAGactacatttttaatttttaattaattaaaatttccgatgaatgtaattaaattaataattattaaaattaactaattatcATTAACCGTAACTTTTAATCACACTTTTCTTACTATTTAACtgcatatttaaaaatgttgattttgtttggacaagtttctttataaattcttaaaaaaaaaataatttaaattttcaatgaactaaaatttagaataaatataaattttttattaattaattcatatataaattaattttaattaataaattaattattaatatatatttatttctaaatttaattacgaaattgaaatttgtttatcttaaattttatatattttaattataaaattaaaaaataaacagatataataattttaatttaatgaaatcaactcttttttatgttaaatattattttaagattatagTTTATAGAACTCAAAAAATAACAATCAGTAACAAGTTAaaaacaatcatacaattaatttagaaaactatatcaaatttatatttaaatttaaaaattaaaaacagatttattttttaattttatttcttaaacgCGTCGTTCTCGAAGTCCCGTtggcaagaaaaaaaaaaagagacacctctaattttgacaaaaaatcCTTAACGTCAtagggaaaaaaagaaaacgcGTTTCTACGAACTAGTCAAACACTTAAGTTGAGTTTAAGCTGAAAAAGAACTTTCTAGAACGCGCTTCGTTCAAACACTCACTATTTTCTAACGACTTCTTGGTTCTTGTAGAAGAATATCCATTCTTCCAGAAACAGCAACATccttctctcattctcttcaTGTCCCGGAACGTTCTTTGCCCCCATTCTATATAAGCaacttcaaaacataaaaaCGCAAAACATATTCTGAAAGCAAACACTACCTAGAATTGTTCTTTAGTACTTCACGAAAGTGTGATGTGTTTGGTTTTTGTGTGTGACAAGGAGGAAAAGGTGTTGGGGAAGCATGTGGCTCCAGGGGTATGCCCTTATTGTGGAGGGATGGTTCAGGCCATTGATGTAGAGAGTCAGTGGAGGTTTTGTTTTCTACCCTTATGTTTTAAGACCAAAACTAAATACTACTGTACCATCTGCACAAGGAGATTAGAGGTCTTCTAATAACTCCTATTTGTAAACACTTATGTAATATAATTACATACAACAaagaaatcaattttcttaCTTCTTTTTTTCACTCTAATACTTTAATGACGATTTTCCACTCTGATAGTTACTGAAGCATGTGTTCATTTTTAGATGAGGTTCAAATGCAAAGGTATATCACAATTGTGTAATAAACTCTGATAATGTAATAAACTGTTGGTTCCAAAAATTGGTGCCTTCATTAAAACTTAAGAaacaatttagatttttttcttctgcAAATTGATATTATACTGTACATAGTCGAAGCGTTATATACATGCAACGTGAATACACAATCACTAAAAATAATCACATAACCTAATGTCAATATCCCATTATTAAACCAACATATCATAACACTTCAAATCATgataaacaatttattattgtataGAAGAAGTATAACAACTAACCACATTACGTTGacccattttgttttttttttgtacaaaatgACAGTCATAAATAATCACATATCTGCACAACTTTCTTGTTGTGCAGAATGACCAAAACAAATAACCATATAACTTCATGTAAACAACCCGTTATTGCACCAATACAACAATATACCGAAACTCATATCAAATTTGATATGTAACGATTATAATTTGACTATATATTGGAGGCaacaattttcttcttctttacaTAACTTATTGGAATTCTTTATATGCAATTCACACAATTAGTTTCCAAACTTCAAACAAAAATCAACCTGAACTGATTCTACATCATACATACCCACTCTTCACTCTTTCTGCTGATTTTCATTCCTAAAATTCCTATTTTCCTCTTATCCAAAACTAGCATGTACAAAACTTGAAGTTTAGTGCATCAAACTTCAAATCAACAAATTCAATATTGATATACCATCCAAAGTGCAAGAAAATTACATAGTTAataagtaaaacaaaatattcatttgggaaaaaattacaaattcaaactaataaagaaaacaactcagacgctttcaaaattaaagtctcATTCCATTTACTAAATTCACCTTTAACTCTACTTAAGAAGACCTCTTATAAAAACAACCTCTATTTTGAGAACTTAGATCCAAAAACAAAACCACTCTACTCATAATTGAAGAcgatagtaaaaaaaataacacaataaaaGGTTTTCTCTACCTACATATATCattcttataaaagaaaaagaagaaaaatacctACAACCTAACCCCTTTTTTATGCAAATGCAGGTTTGTACTAGTGTCACGCTCAACCATAGCCTCTTCCAAATGAACCTCTTGCTTCGTCACATCACAGGATGACTCTATTTAACATTGCAGACTCATATGATGGTTCCCTCTTCACGCAATAGTGCGGCGACTCTGGTTTAGAGCTCTTCCAAATGGGCCTCTTGTTTGGTCACATATGGCTCTATTCAACGTTGTAGGCCCTTAAGATCTAGTGGTGTGTGAAGACGAGAGAACACGAGAAAAGATAAGAGAGACACAAAATTGGAGATTTTAACGAAACATATAacctaattaatttaaaaaatagttttgttttcaaaattatcctttATCAGTATTTTAGAAAATGGGTCTCATATCGTGTCATATAAATGTAACAATTACTCACCGTGTCAAAGTATTcttattcattaataatttgagctattatttactttaaaatttacatgtcacaattttgttaaaatatgaaagtgtatttaaatgtttttattcaactttttaagtaagatgaaattattgaaataatgtaatataaataataataaaaatttttatttatattgactTACTCTAATTTAggttattttagttattctttgTCAACTACTACGTGTTTTATTacgaaaatatataaaagtagacttaattgatttttttgtcataataagaagtttattcaatttgatttcataatttttttgtcttcaatttagtttttattttatttaaaatgagttAGTGTAATCACTTTCTTTACATTGATATTAATATCATTTGAAAAATGATTACGTAATTATAGGCTTTTCCACTTTTTACTCTCTCCATTTATATTCGCACACGTTCATGGTAGCCTTTGTAATGATCGTCTTTCATTGTTTCTCTTTCTCCCACCTCAATGGGCACATCTCCATTTTTATTCATCGGCTTCTGCCAtggatttttttcaatttttgcaaTTCCGCCGCaacaaccaaaaataaaaaaataaaaaaaattaggaggAGAAAGTAGtttcaaataaagaaaatgaagttgTAAATTCTTCAATCCTGTAGGGTTTCATTCTCTCTCGTAACCATATGTTTAATTCGATTCAATTCCATGGGATTTTTAATCCTTAATTTCTCCCTAATTTGAAAGACGAAAAAGACATCAATAATGGTTGGAACAAGACATTATATATGAATGAATCACTCATtgcattacaaaaaaaattttcaatatgTATCATAAAACAAAGTGAAAGGAGGtcattaattattagaaaattttcaCTATTTATCATGGTAAGTAAACACATTGTTTGATgactttttttaactttgattaTGAGAAAGACTTTACTCATATATTCTATCACTGAAGCATGTTACCAAGCTATTTATAATGATGTCAAACTTTCTTATTCCTACAAGAGTTTTAAAAAGGATTTAAAAATCATGACAAAGAGCTTGAACTTTTGAAAACTTAATTTGAGATTTTAGATGCCCTTATTAGAAAGGTAGGTTAATAATGACCTAGACCACTTTAGTCAAACCTATACCAATCCCTTCTAAAGCCAACTAAGCCCTCTTAAACCCAAAAAGACATGGAAATTGGGCCTTCTTCACATTTCATATTAAGTAACCCACCCAATAAGCTTCCAATGAACAAATATGCAATATAAAATGTTTCATTGAATTTACGGGTATTAAAAGTAAtgttaatatatgtatattattcgattaaaatacaatatatgaTTTATAATAACTCTTGATTTATTATtgtgaataataaatattttcataaataatatagtGTTATAGATTATTATAAATGTTATGATATATTATCAATTCATATATTcatcaaaactaaaaatttatatttcataaaataataaaactatttctatttattaaaaataaaataactattggaaaaatgaaaaaaaaccaattattaaaaaaatatttctttatataatgaGATACATGGAATGTTATGGAAATTTAGATAATGTTGTTTATTTATAGTGGAGAAAAGGACCTACCCATTATTGTCCTTACTCGTTGGGCCAGATAAAGTATGGCCAATAGCATTAGAAAGCCCAAAACCTCAATGGACCCAACCTAATGTCCACCACACGCCCTCCCAAAGCTACTCCCTGAGCTCACTATTGCAGATTCTTACAACAGAGTTTGTTCCATTTCTACTTTCAAATTCCATGGCAAAACCTTAGCCATAGTTACAAAGATATCCCTGAAAATGCTTCAAACTCACATTAACATTTTCTCACCCTTCACCGCCGCACTCCACTCAAAGCAACTCCGTTCCTCGCGTGTCTGTTCCTCCTCCGCTCCGGTACGCCGTCGTGTTGCAACCACCACAACTCCTGGCGAGGTCAATCTCCGGCGCCTCACTTCGCGCATTGTTCAACTCACCCGCAGGAAACAGCTTCGGCAGGTAAATTGAAAATCAAACCCAAAAAGAATAATTcggattgttttatttttttttaattttatttaatttacttttgtgCAATGTTTTGGTTCAGATTTTGGATGAGATCGAGGTTGCGAAGAGGCAGTTCGGGAAGCTGAACACGATTGTGATGAACGCGGTGCTGGAGGCTTGTGTCCGTTGCGGTGATATCGATTCAGCTATTAGGATATTCGTAGAGATGAAAAAGGGCGATGGTTGTGGTGTGGATACTGTCACCTATGCCACACTTTTGAAGGTACTGTACTGGTGTTCATACTTTAGGCTTTTCCTCCTTTTTTCGCGAAATTTGCATTGCTTCATTTTTTTAAGGGTAGGACGCTGATGGTTTTACTTTGAGTATTCTGGTTGCTGAAAACTATAAATGATCCTAGCCTTTGAATGACATGCCGGGTAAATATGTTGTTTTCAAAGTAAGATGAAATAAAGGTATCTCAACTCAAGTATTCGGTTGAgattttctatttctattttttgtttctttttttcattttctaataaaaatagtttttaagaataattatttatttggtcCTACTATCTTTTTTGTTTGGTTCAATTTGGTCTCACTATTAGTAAATGGTTCAATTTGATCTCTCATTTTTTAAACCGATCCACTTTGTCCCTAACTGTCATTAAAAAACTGCTGCAGTTATGTTTTTTTCAGTGACATACCGAAGGTACAGAATGACATTTATCTTAAAGAATTAGATTCTGCCTAGTCCTTCACGTTTATGTGATATGTTTTTACGGTAAATTGTATGTATACTTCAATGAGACAAATCCAGAGCTAAGTAGGCCAGAGATGAGTCACTCTACATAAAGCCAACTAAAGTATTTTTCTCCAAGAGAGCGAAATAAATGACAAAAGCGCAAAATGTGTGTTTGTGTCTAAGTGGGTGTGATGAGGTTGAACCTTGACGTCTGGAGCACAATCGACAGTGGGTGCAATCCCTCTGAAGGAGAAACATTGACAAAAAGGCTTAGCATTTTGAAATCACAGACTCTATCTGCTTTGGTTCATTTTGGTGCAATGCAGTGTATTTACTGCGTTCACATTACATGTTCATGGACACATAGTAGAACCCCTTAATTAAATATTCTCTCTGTGAGGTTTTTAACAAAAGGATTCTTTCAGTTATacctaaattttataattattgtgtaattcattttgaaaatgaaaaatttgatGCCACTCTCATTTTCCTTTAAACCCCTTCAAATGTACCCTTATAGTCTCACTGATAgtctatttttcaatttaacaaTTCAATGTTGCATGCACTTTAATTGTTAGTTCTTTCTGATCTTTAttggaattttaatttaaatacacaTAAAGGGGTTAGGTGAGGCACGGAGGGTCGACGAGGCTTTTGAAATGCTTGAAACTGTAGAAAATGGCACTGCCATGGGAAGTCCAAACTTGTCAGCTCCATTGATATTTGGTCTGCTAAATGCCTTAATCAAAGCAGGTTAGTCAGACAGTCTGGTTTGACATGTATGTTTTTGTGATTGTTTTGTGCATGGAAATTTTGCTTTCGATGCTTTTAGTTTGCACTAGCGTATTGCATCATACTTGTGCACTTGTATGTAATAGCTAACTATATAAGATGACGcccttgattgaaattttgttgatttttaattaaatgctATTTGTTTGCTTTTGGTTTGAGTCTATGAAGATATTTTCAAAACTTCATGTTGACTGCTGATGTTTTACTTGCAAAGCTATAGTGCAGGAGACTTGCGTCGTGCACATGGTCTCCTTGCCCGATATGGTTTTGTGTTTCAAGAAGGTGGCAAATTTTCAGTATCAGTATACAACATACTAATTAAGGTTTTGTTCTAATCTGTAatcttgaaagaaaaaaaaacatcattcTCAATCACATGTTTGGTGGGCATTACAAGTAGTTGTCGTAATGAAATTTGATCttgaatatttcttttttccaaaatttaGGGCTACGTAAACTCAGGTTATCCGCACACTGCAATAAACATGCTGAATGAAATTTTACGTCAAGGTATAATGCCAGACAGGCTCACATATAACACACTAATTCTAGCATGCGTTGAGAGTGGAAAGTTGGACACTGCAATGCAATTTTTTGAGGAAATGAAGGTAATTTGTAAggatttgaaatttgatttcaatCTTCCTTTGGTAGGGAAATAcaaaaatgttttgaattttcaatctttGATATTTACAGGGGAGAGCACAGAAATTTGTCAATGATGATATGTTTCCGGATATTGTTACATATACGACATTGCTTAAGGTGagatttcaatattttgttcacttgctatttgttatttttataatatacaaCTGTAAGTTTATCAGTTCAAATTTTGCTTTATTTTGAAGAAGTTTTTGATGGGTAGTGTCCGTAGTTGTTTTCAGTTACCTCCTGGTATcttattttgattgattttaatGTTCAGTTAAAAGTAATCATATAACCG
This window of the Vigna angularis cultivar LongXiaoDou No.4 chromosome 7, ASM1680809v1, whole genome shotgun sequence genome carries:
- the LOC108338654 gene encoding uncharacterized protein LOC108338654: MCLVFVCDKEEKVLGKHVAPGVCPYCGGMVQAIDVESQWRFCFLPLCFKTKTKYYCTICTRRLEVF